The sequence tagatgggccaaatgacctgtttctgtgctgttctatggtTCAACAGCAGAAAGACCATTCAAACAATCCTAACTAAAACCCAAGTCCAGCCCTCACTATTCAACAGACAACATGGCGGATGTTCAaggtccaggtcatttatttggCATGTGCCAAGTACATTAAAGCTGCAGGACAGTTACAGGGTCTGTTAAGGTCAGCTGGTCGGGATGGGACCATACACACAGTCCCACCCTGGTTAGAATGACAGGGGTTTCAGGTCAAATCAGCAACAGAATCTGCCTCAtttgtggacccgctggtgctgCCACAGGCCACTGACTGGGTGAAGCTTTTGCCACAGCTGAagcaggtgaagggtctctcaccagtgtggacccgctggtgagtCTTCAGGTCCAATGACTGAATGAAGTCCTTCCTGCACTCAGGACAGATGAAGGGTCTCTCCCCAGAGTGAATCTTGGAGATATACAACCAGGCTGTCTGATCGGCTGAACGCCTGCCCACACTCtgagcaggtgaatggcctctccccagtgtgtgtcctctggtttatcATCAGGCTGTACGACTGGGTGAAGCCTTTACTGcattcagggcaggtgaagggcctctccccggtgtggaccctcCAGTGCTCTTGAAGGTGGGATGACCTGGCAAAGCATTTACCACAGTCAAGGCAGGTGAAAGGACTTTCCCTGGTGTGGACCTGCTCGTGCTATCGTAGGTGGGatgactgggtgaagcccttgctgcACTCAAGGCAGGAGAAGGTCCTCTTGCCAGTGTAGAGCCGCCAGTGCCTCTGCAGGTTGGATGGGTGGTTGAACCTCTACTTGCACAcgaggcaggtgaagggcctttcCCTGCTGTGGACCTGCTAGTGGGTCAACAGGCTGGAGGACCTAGTGAACCACTTCctgcactcggggcaggtgaaccACCTCTTCCTGGTGTGGATCTGCTGGTTCCTCAACAAGCTTGGTGAGTGAATGAATTGCTCCTCACTGTCTGAGCAGGCATACTGCCTCTCCTCAGTGTGAGTCCACTGGTGTACCCTCAGGTTGGACGGTGTGCAGAATCCCTTCATGCAAGCAGGACAGGTGAAAGCTTTTTCACCGGTGAAAGCCGGCTGTGGTCTTATCAGATCAGATGACATGGTGAATTCTATCCGCCCTGGGAGCTGGCGGATGTCCCAACTCCTCTGGTGTGTTCTCAATGCCCTGGATCAATGGGTTAAGGACAATGTTTTCAATAAAAGAAACCAACAGGAAATTGCATAAACAGATGTATGTTTTCAATTTGAATGGATCCCAAACATCTTTTCTTTACAATCAAGGacaattcattttaatttaaagctacagcacagtaactgaccCTACCAGCCCATGAGGCTGgtcatgttgtgtttgtattctatatagatatgtttttgggagataaattggggcaggtttttcagTGTAGGTcccatacaaacacttcaaaacagatctcatttaaaatactggagctctgctcaagccagatagggTGGCTCCCGAGGGCCTTTTCAAAACCTTTGGGGAGTtcctaagagacttcactaatggattgttttgaaaagcaggaGATGAAAGAAATCGGAGGAGTAGTTCAGAttcgcaggct comes from Narcine bancroftii isolate sNarBan1 chromosome 5, sNarBan1.hap1, whole genome shotgun sequence and encodes:
- the LOC138765456 gene encoding gastrula zinc finger protein XlCGF17.1-like, whose amino-acid sequence is MTSLMGWALRTHQRSWDIRQLPGRIEFTMSSDLIRPQPAFTGEKAFTCPACMKGFCTPSNLRVHQWTHTEERQYACSDSEEQFIHSPSLLRNQQIHTRKRWFTCPECRKWFTRSSHLQEHWRVHTGERPFTCPECSKGFTQSYSLMINQRTHTGERPFTCSEKDFIQSLDLKTHQRVHTGERPFTCFSCGKSFTQSVACGSTSGSTNEADSVADLT